A genomic stretch from Malus domestica chromosome 15, GDT2T_hap1 includes:
- the LOC103445042 gene encoding putative 12-oxophytodienoate reductase 11 — translation MSAAAQPPTIPLLTPYKLGNFNLSHRIVLAPLTRQRSYNNVPQPHAILYYSQRTSNGGLLIAEATGVSDTAQGYPNTPGIWTKEQVEAWKPIVDAVHAKGGIFFCQIWHVGRVSNSGYQPNGQAPISSTDKPIRLNGIDASEFTPPRRLRTDEIPQIVNDFRLAARNSIEAGFDGVEIHGAHGYLLDQFLKDHVNDRTDQYGGSLENRCRFPLEVVEAVANEIGADKVGIRLSPFADYMDSGDSNPKELGLYMANALNKYGIVYCHMVEPRMKTVGEKAETHHSLLPMRKAFHGTFIAGGGYDREDGNSAVAEGRADLIAYGRIFLANPDLPKRFELNAPLNKYNRETFYIPDPVIGYTDYPFLEATT, via the exons ATGTCTGCTGCTGCTCAACCTCCCACAATTCCTCTCCTCACTCCCTACAAATTGGGAAACTTCAATCTTTCTCATAG AATTGTTTTAGCACCATTGACCAGACAGAGATCATACAACAATGTTCCTCAACCACATGCTATCTTATATTACTCTCAGAGAACCTCGAACGGGGGTCTTCTTATAGCGGAAGCCACTGGAGTTTCCGACACAGCTCAAGG GTACCCCAACACACCTGGTATATGGACAAAGGAGCAAGTTGAAGCCTGGAAACCCATTGTTGATGCTGTTCATGCTAAAGGTGGCATCTTCTTCTGTCAGATTTGGCATGTTGGAAGGGTTTCTAATAGCG GTTATCAACCAAATGGGCAAGCTCCAATATCTTCTACTGACAAGCCGATACGATTAAATGGCATTGATGCTTCTGAATTCACACCTCCAAGACGATTAAGGACAGATGAAATTCCACAAATTGTCAATGATTTTAGACTTGCTGCAAGGAATTCTATTGAAGCTG GCTTCGATGGAGTTGAAATTCATGGGGCGCATGGCTACCTTCTTGATCAGTTTCTGAAAGATCATGTGAATGATCGAACAGACCAATATGGTGGATCTCTAGAGAATCGTTGCCGCTTTCCTCTGGAAGTTGTTGAAGCTGTCGCTAACGAAATAGGAGCAGATAAAGTTGGAATTAGATTATCTCCATTTGCTGACTATATGGACTCAGGGGATTCAAATCCAAAAGAACTAGGCCTCTATATGGCCAATGCCTTGAACAAATATGGAATTGTGTACTGCCACATGGTTGAGCCGAGGATGAAGACAGTTGGAGAAAAAGCTGAAACCCACCATAGTCTTCTTCCCATGAGAAAGGCTTTCCATGGTACCTTCATTGCTGGTGGTGGTTATGACAGGGAAGATGGAAACAGTGCTGTGGCGGAGGGCCGTGCAGATCTTATTGCTTATGGCCGTATTTTCTTGGCGAATCCGGATTTGCCAAAGAGATTTGAACTTAATGCTCCTCTAAACAAGTACAACAGAGAGACATTCTACATACCTGATCCCGTGATTGGCTACACTGATTATCCATTTCTTGAAGCCACCACTTAA